A stretch of Aureispira sp. CCB-E DNA encodes these proteins:
- a CDS encoding zinc-binding dehydrogenase has protein sequence MKALTLQAPKTPITCQEMPQPTPTKGQVLVKIKAAAINHRDVYITQGLYPGVVTPIILGSDGAGEVIEVGEDVSSSWLNQSVVLNPSIGWDSAPNVQPNNYRILGMPDNGCFAEYIAVDVDQIRKAPSHLSFEQAAALPLAGLTAYRALFSRAQLQKGERVLISGVGGGVALFACQFAIAAGAEVYVTSGSKEKIEAAIALGAKGGVSYKEENWHKLLQEKAKGGFDVIVDSAGGDGFKYFLDVANMGGRIVFYGGTRGSFKVNPQKVFWKQLSLLGATMGNTKEFEQMLTFVATTQLIPVVDSTWKLEEGAKAFDYMDQGKQFGKIVFSMED, from the coding sequence ATGAAAGCTTTAACACTTCAAGCACCTAAAACACCGATCACTTGTCAAGAAATGCCTCAACCAACTCCTACAAAGGGGCAAGTACTGGTAAAAATAAAAGCAGCAGCCATCAATCATCGAGATGTTTACATTACACAGGGGTTGTATCCTGGTGTTGTCACACCAATTATACTAGGTTCAGATGGAGCAGGAGAAGTGATTGAAGTTGGAGAGGATGTTTCTTCTTCTTGGTTGAATCAATCCGTGGTTTTGAATCCAAGTATTGGCTGGGATAGTGCTCCCAATGTACAACCCAACAATTATCGTATCTTAGGAATGCCTGACAATGGATGTTTTGCAGAGTATATAGCTGTTGATGTCGATCAAATTAGAAAAGCACCTAGTCATTTGTCTTTTGAACAAGCTGCGGCTTTGCCTTTAGCTGGCTTGACGGCTTATAGAGCTTTGTTTTCTCGTGCTCAATTGCAAAAAGGAGAACGTGTTCTAATCTCTGGAGTAGGTGGAGGAGTGGCTTTGTTTGCTTGTCAATTTGCCATTGCGGCAGGCGCAGAAGTCTATGTGACCTCTGGATCTAAGGAAAAGATTGAAGCAGCCATTGCCTTGGGAGCAAAAGGAGGCGTTTCTTACAAAGAAGAAAATTGGCACAAACTATTGCAAGAAAAAGCAAAAGGAGGCTTTGATGTGATTGTAGATAGTGCAGGAGGAGACGGATTTAAATATTTCTTGGATGTAGCCAATATGGGAGGACGGATTGTATTTTATGGAGGCACAAGAGGTAGTTTTAAAGTGAATCCTCAAAAGGTATTTTGGAAGCAATTGTCTCTTTTGGGGGCTACCATGGGAAACACAAAGGAGTTTGAACAAATGTTAACATTTGTTGCAACCACTCAATTGATTCCAGTGGTAGATAGCACATGGAAATTAGAAGAAGGGGCTAAAGCATTTGATTATATGGATCAAGGAAAACAATTTGGAAAAATTGTTTTCTCAATGGAGGATTAG
- a CDS encoding leucine-rich repeat domain-containing protein — protein MNYFTFIAAVLCALSCSKQQLPEGHWQASPSEKSEAKNTRILNVNSASWTHISKDIVLFDGLERLNFQNNTLEELPEYIDKLSNLKRLNLAGNNLEELPATLKKLNHLERLNISDNKFSNLPKAILGLSNLEVLDLRNNNLSELPKDLTKLEKLNAIYIGGNNFTEEQRKIFRKWLPYTKIILRSEKRK, from the coding sequence ATGAATTATTTTACATTTATTGCTGCTGTTTTATGTGCCCTAAGCTGCTCCAAGCAACAATTGCCAGAAGGGCATTGGCAGGCAAGCCCTTCCGAAAAATCTGAGGCTAAAAATACTAGAATACTGAATGTAAACAGTGCCTCATGGACACATATCTCTAAAGACATTGTTTTATTTGATGGATTGGAACGACTCAATTTTCAAAATAATACATTGGAAGAATTGCCTGAATACATCGATAAGTTGAGCAACCTAAAGCGTTTAAATCTTGCTGGTAATAATTTGGAGGAATTACCAGCGACACTCAAAAAATTAAATCATTTGGAGCGACTTAATATTAGTGATAATAAATTTTCCAATTTGCCGAAGGCCATTCTAGGTTTATCGAATTTGGAGGTATTGGATCTTAGAAACAACAACTTGAGTGAGTTGCCAAAGGACTTAACAAAGTTAGAAAAGTTAAATGCAATCTATATTGGTGGCAATAATTTCACAGAAGAACAACGAAAAATCTTTAGAAAGTGGCTACCTTACACCAAAATTATATTACGCTCAGAAAAACGAAAGTAA
- a CDS encoding dihydrodipicolinate synthase family protein: MTKKAFKGIIAYPITPFTENETVDISLFKEQVEQLIINNADAIAPLGSTGVLPYLDRTEKQLIVKATIEQVAGRVPVLVGVSNLTTKETIEDAIYAESAGAQAVMIIPMSYWKLTDDEIYDHYKKVADQINIPIMAYNNPATGGVDMSPQLLKRLLGIPNVTMIKESTGDIQRMHYLKKELGDQVDFFNGSNPLALGAFVAGATGWCTAAHNLIPKLNVALYQAIQNNDLKQAQVLFYKQVDVLKFIVEKGLPRSIQAGLEILGNKGGHLRSPLNVLSNEDKEQLKVLLEHATIE, encoded by the coding sequence ATGACAAAGAAAGCGTTTAAAGGGATTATTGCTTATCCGATTACACCTTTTACAGAAAATGAAACCGTTGATATCTCGCTTTTTAAAGAGCAGGTAGAACAACTAATTATTAATAACGCAGATGCAATTGCTCCTCTAGGAAGTACTGGTGTGCTACCTTATTTGGATCGTACAGAAAAACAGTTGATTGTAAAGGCAACTATAGAACAAGTAGCAGGAAGAGTGCCTGTGTTGGTTGGTGTTTCCAACTTAACGACCAAAGAGACAATAGAAGATGCAATTTATGCAGAATCTGCGGGAGCACAAGCTGTTATGATTATTCCTATGAGTTATTGGAAGTTGACAGATGATGAAATATATGACCATTATAAAAAAGTGGCTGATCAGATCAATATACCTATTATGGCATATAATAACCCTGCAACAGGAGGTGTTGATATGTCGCCCCAATTGCTCAAACGTTTATTGGGAATACCAAATGTTACGATGATTAAAGAGAGTACAGGAGATATACAGCGGATGCATTACCTTAAGAAAGAACTAGGAGATCAAGTTGATTTTTTTAATGGTTCTAATCCTTTGGCATTGGGGGCATTTGTTGCAGGGGCAACAGGGTGGTGTACTGCGGCACATAATCTAATTCCTAAATTAAATGTTGCACTATATCAGGCAATACAAAACAATGATTTAAAACAAGCACAAGTTTTGTTTTATAAGCAAGTTGATGTTCTAAAATTTATTGTAGAAAAAGGACTTCCTAGATCTATACAAGCTGGTTTGGAAATATTAGGCAACAAGGGTGGTCATTTAAGGAGTCCTCTTAATGTATTATCCAATGAGGATAAAGAACAATTGAAGGTATTACTTGAGCATGCTACGATAGAATAG
- a CDS encoding cupin domain-containing protein produces the protein MNESKKFSSKDFHQTYAQLKTVIPEKLIHRAVEKAGVHNQFSEERKHPVFFVDLPSKNISITIGGLLGDQVTNLHRHTYETMLYVVEGAGWTEIEGEKIEWKAGDAVYIPSWAWHRHGNLSSEVAAKYIACENAPQLQNLGLALREEEGRDF, from the coding sequence ATGAATGAAAGTAAAAAGTTTAGTTCCAAGGATTTTCACCAAACGTATGCTCAATTAAAAACAGTTATCCCTGAAAAATTGATTCATAGAGCGGTAGAAAAAGCAGGAGTACACAACCAATTTTCGGAGGAGAGAAAACATCCTGTATTTTTTGTTGACTTGCCAAGTAAGAATATAAGTATTACGATTGGAGGGCTGCTAGGTGATCAAGTGACGAACCTACATCGTCATACTTATGAAACCATGCTGTATGTCGTAGAAGGGGCAGGGTGGACTGAAATTGAAGGTGAAAAAATAGAGTGGAAAGCGGGCGATGCCGTTTATATTCCTTCTTGGGCTTGGCACCGACACGGTAACTTGAGTAGTGAGGTAGCAGCAAAATACATTGCTTGTGAAAATGCTCCGCAGCTTCAAAATTTAGGCTTGGCACTTAGAGAAGAGGAAGGAAGAGATTTTTAA
- a CDS encoding PLP-dependent aminotransferase family protein: MKRLWDFNIEVTKTTPKAVYMQIADAIIAAIKNRRLKPQEILPSTRQLAQIIGVNRNTLIKALDILIIEGWLVSKDRVGIFVADISMDLEAPKQAPLVVPSNHTKPIITLDDGVPNTKIAPIKELASAYRRVFSLKSKHTLLGYTDSQGNPKLRALVVQMLNHKRGMQVKLEETCITRGSQMALYLLAQCLLTPNDYVLVEHPGYRPAWRTFEQAGAQVLPVNVDQEGVLIQEIEQMLQRYSNIKAIYVTPHHQYPTTVTLSLKRRLQLIELAQKYHFKIIEDDYDHEFHFGNRPILPIASYTNTNHYIYIGTFSKIVAPALRIGYLVGHTDLIKEISSLREIIDIQNDTIMEQAIVELIKDGAIKRHTKRAIRYYKNKRQYVEKLLVKHLHNKVTYDLPTGGLAFWIRPIQDVDLSLLLAQLEQQGIRIADISKYNPDYTVNGLRLGYGSIENEYLEMAIIKLSKLLI, encoded by the coding sequence ATGAAGCGATTATGGGATTTTAATATTGAAGTGACAAAAACAACTCCCAAAGCTGTTTATATGCAAATTGCAGATGCGATTATTGCAGCAATCAAGAACCGTCGATTGAAGCCACAAGAAATTCTGCCAAGTACTAGACAATTGGCTCAAATAATTGGTGTCAATCGAAATACGTTGATAAAAGCACTTGATATTTTAATTATAGAAGGTTGGTTGGTCTCTAAGGATAGAGTTGGGATTTTTGTTGCTGATATTTCTATGGATTTAGAAGCCCCTAAACAGGCTCCTTTGGTTGTACCGTCCAACCATACCAAGCCTATAATCACTCTTGACGATGGTGTTCCCAATACTAAAATAGCTCCTATAAAGGAATTGGCTAGTGCTTATCGACGAGTATTTAGTTTAAAATCTAAACATACTCTATTGGGCTATACGGATAGCCAAGGCAATCCTAAACTTAGAGCTTTGGTTGTTCAGATGCTTAATCACAAACGAGGAATGCAAGTTAAATTAGAAGAAACTTGTATTACTAGAGGCAGCCAAATGGCCTTGTATTTATTAGCCCAGTGCTTGCTAACTCCAAACGATTATGTCCTAGTAGAGCATCCAGGTTATCGTCCTGCGTGGAGAACATTTGAACAAGCAGGTGCCCAAGTACTCCCTGTTAATGTAGACCAAGAAGGGGTTCTCATACAAGAAATAGAGCAGATGCTCCAAAGATATTCCAACATCAAAGCTATTTATGTGACGCCGCACCATCAATACCCCACTACGGTTACACTAAGCCTAAAAAGAAGGTTACAACTAATTGAATTGGCTCAAAAATATCATTTCAAAATTATTGAAGATGATTACGATCATGAATTTCATTTTGGCAACCGCCCAATTTTACCCATTGCTAGCTATACCAATACCAACCATTATATTTACATTGGTACATTCAGTAAAATTGTAGCTCCTGCGTTGAGAATTGGGTATCTAGTTGGACATACTGATTTAATTAAAGAGATAAGTTCGTTGCGAGAAATCATTGACATACAAAATGATACCATCATGGAACAAGCAATTGTAGAATTAATTAAGGATGGGGCTATTAAACGACATACCAAAAGAGCGATTCGGTATTATAAAAATAAACGACAATACGTAGAGAAGCTACTTGTCAAGCATTTACACAATAAAGTTACTTATGATTTACCAACTGGAGGATTAGCATTTTGGATTCGTCCTATTCAAGATGTTGACTTGTCGCTGCTTCTTGCTCAATTGGAACAACAAGGTATTCGAATTGCAGATATTTCTAAATACAATCCTGATTATACTGTCAATGGTTTGCGCTTGGGTTATGGCAGTATCGAAAACGAATATTTAGAAATGGCTATTATCAAACTAAGCAAGTTATTGATATAG